From one Musa acuminata AAA Group cultivar baxijiao chromosome BXJ2-6, Cavendish_Baxijiao_AAA, whole genome shotgun sequence genomic stretch:
- the LOC135615988 gene encoding uncharacterized protein LOC135615988 isoform X1, with product MADCASIPSCARAQLQSIISRNNHFVASQRNAYARMLQRDCIKKGHLFGQFKCSATCLASATFRTGINDIICMKKSSIKCRCQGMLMNPETNMPNDWIPIVNQVLLTVSVIFAYLAGVVPRDRAFSRVRDGTTGLHRDATTSSYGRSTESTSNDYWHETCKKLMDALSTIKNDSNFTSNVAENNADSKKQPFNLFAIDEGPRLRLIWVTLQRLQTEVNDISENSEFVTHDIWLKISLEVIKGALLPICKEWLEVELNLEIGECNTMLTSKMLKKLKGDDRILQNINRVGKSELYSDLLFFLRFGSLSVGCCYGTKLLTQYGVDILEDLVVMLADTIASIYLELISIDSDISTEMSGLGLTLCSMSTRTLQKLRNEVVLKHWLQENFESVISMYEDRFELHVLHRELLDNPVENQNVNLHWWKKLPFRKSATASPMPYVCISRFSLPVKRTKELRALTGWRYYFSLYLEFSDISMPLVRSAFTKVRNAVSFLLVCMIGRSVGLIFTGIRQSLGWR from the exons ATGGCGGATTGTGCTTCTATACCATCTTGTGCGCGTGCACAATTGCAAAGTATTATTTCCAGAAACAACCATTTTGTTGCCAGCCAAAGAAATGCATATGCCAGAATGTTACAAAG GGACTGTATCAAGAAAGGACATCTTTTTGGACAGTTCAAATGTTCAGCAACTTGTTTAGCTAGTGCTACTTTTCGCACTGGCATAAATGACAtaatttgcatgaagaagagctcTATCAAATGTCGTTGTCAGGGGATGCTGATGAATCCCGAGACTAATATGCCAAACGATTGGATTCCTATTGTCAACCAAGTTCTTCTAACAGTCAGTGTGATCTTTGCATACCTAGCTGGAGTAGTTCCCAGGGACAGAGCTTTTTCCAGGGTACGAGATGGCACTACAGGCTTACATCGTGATGCTACAACATCCAGTTACGGTAG ATCAACTGAGTCTACCTCAAACGATTATTGGCATGAAACTTGCAAAAAGCTTATGGATGCTTTGAGTACAATTAAGAATGATAGTAATTTCACTAGCAACGTTGCTGAAAACAATGCTGACAGCAAAAAGCAACCCTTCAATTTGTTTGCTATTGATGAAGGTCCTAGGTTGCGTTTGATTTGGGTCACTTTGCAGCGATTGCAAACAGAG GTCAATGATATCTCAGAAAATAGCGAATTTGTGACTCATGATATCTGGCTAAAGATCTCATTAGAAGTTATAAAAGGAGCATTGCTACCAATATGCAAGGAATGGCTCGAGGTAGAACTCAATCTGGAAATTGGAGAGTGCAACACG ATGCTTACTTCCAAAATGCTAAAGAAATTGAAGGGAGATGATAGAATCTTACAAAATATCAATAGAGTAGGCAAGTCTGAACTATATTCAGATTTGTTATTCTTTCTTAGATTTGGTTCTCTCAG TGTTGGATGCTGTTATGGTACTAAACTTCTGACACAATATGGAGTTGACATTTTAGAAGATCTGGTGGTTATGTTGGCAGATACAATAGCAAGCATATATTTGGAGCTTATCTCTATTGACAGTGACATTTCTACAGAGATGAGTGGCTTGGGCTTAACATTATGTTCAATGTCCACTAGAACACTTCAAAAACTAAGGAATGAG GTTGTACTTAAGCACTGGCTTCAGGAGAACTTCGAGTCTGTTATCTCAATGTATGAAGACCGTTTTGAGTTACATGTCCTTCACAGAGAGCTGCTTGATAACCCAGTAGAAAATCAAAATGTGAATCTTCATTGGTGGAAGAAGCTTCCGTTCAGAAAGTCAGCGACTGCATCCCCCATGCCATATGTTTGTATCAGCCGATTTTCCTTGCCTGTGAAACGAACAAAGGAACTAAGGGCCTTAACCGGATG gaGGTACTACTTCAGCCTGTATCTGGAGTTTTCCGATATCAGCATGCCATTGGTTAGATCTGCTTTCACCAAGGTTAGAAATGCTGTATCATTTCTGCTTGTCTGTATGATTGGGAGGTCCGTTGGTCTTATTTTCACTGGGATAAGACAGTCATTAGGCTGGAGGTAA
- the LOC135615988 gene encoding uncharacterized protein LOC135615988 isoform X2 — MDALSTIKNDSNFTSNVAENNADSKKQPFNLFAIDEGPRLRLIWVTLQRLQTEVNDISENSEFVTHDIWLKISLEVIKGALLPICKEWLEVELNLEIGECNTMLTSKMLKKLKGDDRILQNINRVGKSELYSDLLFFLRFGSLSVGCCYGTKLLTQYGVDILEDLVVMLADTIASIYLELISIDSDISTEMSGLGLTLCSMSTRTLQKLRNEVVLKHWLQENFESVISMYEDRFELHVLHRELLDNPVENQNVNLHWWKKLPFRKSATASPMPYVCISRFSLPVKRTKELRALTGWRYYFSLYLEFSDISMPLVRSAFTKVRNAVSFLLVCMIGRSVGLIFTGIRQSLGWR; from the exons ATGGATGCTTTGAGTACAATTAAGAATGATAGTAATTTCACTAGCAACGTTGCTGAAAACAATGCTGACAGCAAAAAGCAACCCTTCAATTTGTTTGCTATTGATGAAGGTCCTAGGTTGCGTTTGATTTGGGTCACTTTGCAGCGATTGCAAACAGAG GTCAATGATATCTCAGAAAATAGCGAATTTGTGACTCATGATATCTGGCTAAAGATCTCATTAGAAGTTATAAAAGGAGCATTGCTACCAATATGCAAGGAATGGCTCGAGGTAGAACTCAATCTGGAAATTGGAGAGTGCAACACG ATGCTTACTTCCAAAATGCTAAAGAAATTGAAGGGAGATGATAGAATCTTACAAAATATCAATAGAGTAGGCAAGTCTGAACTATATTCAGATTTGTTATTCTTTCTTAGATTTGGTTCTCTCAG TGTTGGATGCTGTTATGGTACTAAACTTCTGACACAATATGGAGTTGACATTTTAGAAGATCTGGTGGTTATGTTGGCAGATACAATAGCAAGCATATATTTGGAGCTTATCTCTATTGACAGTGACATTTCTACAGAGATGAGTGGCTTGGGCTTAACATTATGTTCAATGTCCACTAGAACACTTCAAAAACTAAGGAATGAG GTTGTACTTAAGCACTGGCTTCAGGAGAACTTCGAGTCTGTTATCTCAATGTATGAAGACCGTTTTGAGTTACATGTCCTTCACAGAGAGCTGCTTGATAACCCAGTAGAAAATCAAAATGTGAATCTTCATTGGTGGAAGAAGCTTCCGTTCAGAAAGTCAGCGACTGCATCCCCCATGCCATATGTTTGTATCAGCCGATTTTCCTTGCCTGTGAAACGAACAAAGGAACTAAGGGCCTTAACCGGATG gaGGTACTACTTCAGCCTGTATCTGGAGTTTTCCGATATCAGCATGCCATTGGTTAGATCTGCTTTCACCAAGGTTAGAAATGCTGTATCATTTCTGCTTGTCTGTATGATTGGGAGGTCCGTTGGTCTTATTTTCACTGGGATAAGACAGTCATTAGGCTGGAGGTAA